Proteins encoded together in one Branchiostoma floridae strain S238N-H82 chromosome 18, Bfl_VNyyK, whole genome shotgun sequence window:
- the LOC118405350 gene encoding selenoprotein Pb-like — FCRSQAEKFESLRSTLVEEGLTDISFGAVNSHLYTAPLEIGEIEGRVGFPVYQDTAEEEIWKLLDARKDDFIIYDRCGRLVRHVRMPQAHMDNPDVENIIRSVYHHSPCGPCATPPVPMDEADLGSGYEDEEFLSENDTLPTSSPQNGTSVNNVTEHVMFTEHNRTEGNRTHHHHHHHVHHHHHHHHGHGHAERHDNHTESHEGHDSHAGGHDGHEGHDSHAEGHDSHAERHDSHAERHEGHDSHSEGHDSHADHEVDDHESHAEDHHRHHPRRPKKNKSLFDRLRRKHSRHDDSFPADDCRHHSQGTCNKLRKLGIPDS; from the exons TTCTGTCGATCGCAGGCTGAGAA ATTCGAAAGCCTGCGATCGACACTCGTAGAGGAAGGCCTGACCGACATCTCCTTCGGAGCGGTCAACAGCCACCTCTACACCGCCCCGCTTGAGATCGGGGAGATAGAAGGGAGAGTCGGCTTCCCCGTGTATCAGGACACGGCTGAGGAGGAGATCTGGAAGCTGTTAGATGCTCGTAAAGATGACTTCATCATTTACGACAG GTGCGGGAGGTTAGTTAGACATGTCAGGATGCCCCAGGCGCACATGGACAACCCTGACGTAGAGAACATCATCAGGTCGGTGTACCACCACAGCCCGTGCGGACCCTGTGCCACCCCGCCCGTACCCATGGACGAGGCGGACCTCGGGTCAGGTTATGAG GATGAGGAGTTCCTGAGTGAGAACGACACCCTCCCCACCTCCTCCCCACAGAACGGGACGTCTGTAAACAATGTGACAGAACATGTCATGTTTACAGAACACAACCGCACAGAGGGGAACcgcactcatcatcatcatcatcatcatgtacatcatcatcaccatcatcatcatggccaTGGTCACGCTGAACGTCATGACAATCACACTGAAAGTCATGAAGGTCATGACAGTCACGCTGGAGGTCATGACGGTCATGAAGGTCATGATAGTCACGCTGAGGGTCATGATAGTCACGCTGAACGTCATGACAGTCACGCTGAACGTCATGAAGGTCATGACAGTCACTCTGAAGGTCATGACAGTCATGCTGACCATGAAGTTGATGATCATGAAAGTCACGCCGAAGATCACCATCGCCACCATCCCCGTCGCCCCAAGAAGAACAAGTCCCTGTTCGACCGACTGAGGAGGAAGCACTCCCGCCACGACGACTCTTTCCCTGCGGACGACTGTCGACACCACAGCCAGGGGACCTGCAACAAGCTGAGGAAGCTTGGCATCCCCGACAGCTGA